One genomic region from Argentina anserina chromosome 2, drPotAnse1.1, whole genome shotgun sequence encodes:
- the LOC126785153 gene encoding NEDD8-conjugating enzyme Ubc12-like, whose translation MIKLFKVKEKQRELAENANGKTPVKKKSAGELRLHRDISELNLQKTCTIAFPNGKDDLMNFEVTVRPDEGYYLGGTFMFTFQVSPMYPHEAPKVKCKTKVYHPNIDLEGNVCLNILREDWKPVLNINTIIYGIFHLFMQPNYEDPLNQDAAAVLRDNPKMFESNVRRAMSGGYAGQTLFPRCM comes from the exons ATGATTAAGCTATTTAAAGTGAAGGAAAAGCAGAGGGAGCTTGCTGAAAATGCCAATGGGAAGACAccggttaaaaaaaaaagtgcagGAGAATTGCGGCTTCACAGAG ATATTAGTGAGTTGAACCTACAAAAAACATGTACCATAGCATTCCCCAATGGCAAGGATGATTTAATGAACTTTGAGGTTACTGTCCGGCCTGATGAAGGATACTATTT AGGTGGTACATTTATGTTCACATTTCAAGTTTCTCCCATGTACCCTCATGAGGCGCCAAAGGTTAAGTGCAAGACAAAG GTATATCATCCTAATATTGACTTGGAAGGAAATGTCTGCCTCAACATTCTGAGAGAAGATTGGAAACCTGTTTTGAATATCAACACTATTATATACGGAATCTTTCATCTGTTTATG CAACCCAATTATGAAGATCCCCTTAATCAAGATGCAGCTGCTGTATTAAGGGACAACCCCAAGATGTTTGAGTCCAATGTGAGAAGAGCTATGTCTGGTGGGTATGCGGGGCAAACCTTATTCCCGCGGTGTATGTAA